The following proteins come from a genomic window of Microbacterium lemovicicum:
- a CDS encoding biotin-dependent carboxyltransferase family protein, with protein sequence MTAPDAGRAAAEPADSGQSGAPSAGHAGPRHPLDGASPRRPAGTSAGVLRIDAPGLLTTVQDLGRGGLASLGVSRSGALDRGALRTANRLLGNDEGAAALEIALGGFAATALSDLWVAAAGAWGRLRIAGHDVDPYAAHPWPTGEELTWEPFTAGLRGYLAVRGGIEVPLSVGSRSADLLGGLGPAPLQAGDVVAVGDAAGPIPVAEVMPWGPPHDEGIEVALAAGPRADWFTDEAHRLLFERTWTVSAQADRVGLRLDGPPLPRLVPGELPSEGMVPGALQVPPDGRPVVLLADGPVTGGYPVIAVVADAALDLFAQVRPGTGIRFRHAR encoded by the coding sequence GTGACCGCCCCCGACGCCGGACGGGCCGCCGCCGAGCCCGCCGATTCCGGACAGTCCGGCGCGCCGTCCGCGGGACACGCCGGGCCGCGGCATCCGCTCGACGGCGCGTCGCCCCGCAGACCCGCCGGAACGTCCGCGGGAGTCCTCCGCATCGACGCCCCGGGACTGCTCACGACCGTGCAGGACCTGGGCCGCGGCGGGCTCGCGTCGCTCGGCGTCTCGCGCTCGGGCGCCCTCGACCGCGGCGCCCTCCGCACAGCGAACCGCCTGCTCGGCAACGACGAGGGGGCTGCCGCCCTCGAGATCGCCCTCGGCGGCTTCGCTGCGACGGCTCTCTCCGACCTCTGGGTCGCGGCCGCCGGCGCGTGGGGACGGCTGCGCATCGCCGGGCACGACGTCGACCCCTACGCCGCGCACCCGTGGCCGACGGGGGAGGAGCTCACGTGGGAGCCCTTCACCGCGGGCCTGCGCGGCTACCTCGCCGTGCGCGGCGGCATCGAGGTGCCGCTCTCGGTCGGCTCCCGGTCGGCCGACCTGCTCGGCGGACTCGGGCCGGCGCCGCTGCAGGCGGGGGACGTGGTCGCCGTCGGGGATGCCGCCGGCCCGATCCCCGTGGCGGAGGTCATGCCGTGGGGGCCGCCGCACGACGAGGGCATCGAGGTGGCGCTGGCCGCAGGCCCCCGGGCCGACTGGTTCACGGACGAGGCCCACCGCCTGCTGTTCGAGCGGACCTGGACGGTGAGCGCACAGGCCGACCGCGTCGGGCTGCGCCTCGACGGACCGCCTCTGCCGCGGCTCGTGCCGGGCGAGCTCCCGAGCGAGGGGATGGTGCCCGGCGCGCTCCAGGTGCCCCCCGATGGGCGACCGGTGGTCCTCCTGGCCGACGGGCCCGTGACGGGCGGCTATCCGGTGATCGCGGTGGTGGCGGATGCCGCGCTCGACCTGTTCGCGCAGGTGCGGCCGGGCACCGGCATCCGCTTCCGGCACGCGCGCTGA
- a CDS encoding DNA-directed RNA polymerase subunit beta — translation MAAAPNASNPTTNIKNGRGASRLSFAKISDTLEVPDLLALQTESFDWLVANDAWKERVAEAKAAGRTDVPEISGLEEIFEEISPIEDLSETMQLSFTNPYLEPEKYSIEECKERGKTYAAPLYVEAEFMNHQTGEIKTQTVFMGDFPLQTGKGTFIINGTERVVVSQLVRSPGVYFDKTPDKTSDKDIVSARVIPSRGAWLEFEIDKRDQVGVRIDRKRKQSVTVFLKALGLTTEDIMAEFAGYDSIEETLSKDTILSKEDALRDIYRKLRPGEQVAAEAARALLDNFYFNSKRYDLAKVGRYKINQKLGLDTPLSESVLTVQDIVATIKYLVRLHRGDTTFDGLRGGKAAEIRLDTDDIDNFGNRRIRAVGELIQNQVRTGLSRMERVVRERMTTQDIEAITPQTLINVRPVVAAIKEFFGTSQLSQFMDQNNPLAGLTHKRRLSALGPGGLSRERAGVEVRDVHPSHYGRMCPIETPEGPNIGLIGSLASFARINAFGFIETPYRKVVDGKVSDQIDYLTASEENDYIVAQAGVALKADGGFADERVLARRGNGGEVDLFHAEEIGYMDVSPRQMVSVATSLIPFLEHDDANRALMGANMQRQAVPLLRSESPVVGTGMEGYAAVDAGDVVTAERPGVVLEVSADVVTVQLDEGGTQDYFLRKFDRSNQGTSYNQRVVVSAGDRVEKGEVIADGPATENGELALGKNLLVAFMTWEGHNFEDAIILSQNLVKDDTLSSIHIEEYEVDARDTKLGKEEITRDLPNVSPDLLKDLDERGVIRIGAEVRPGDILVGKVTPKGETELSAEERLLRAIFNEKSREVRDTSLKVPHGEQGTIIAVKEFNAEDGDDELGSGVNRRVVVYIAQKRKITEGDKLAGRHGNKGVIAKILPIEDMPFLADGTPVDVILNPLGIPGRMNFGQVLELHLGWIAKQGWKVEGTPEWAAKLPEQAFEAPAGTKVATPVFDGAFEDEIAGLLDSTIPNRDGDRLIDSTGKTLLFDGRSGEPFPAPISVGYMYILKLHHLVDDKIHARSTGPYSMITQQPLGGKAQFGGQRFGEMEVWALEAYGAAYALQELLTIKSDDILGRVKVYEAIVKGENIQEPGIPESFKVLMKEMQSLCLNVEVLSADGTAVNLRDTDDDAFRAAEELGINISSRFESSSIDEI, via the coding sequence TTGGCTGCTGCGCCCAACGCATCCAACCCCACCACCAACATCAAGAACGGCCGCGGCGCATCGCGCCTGTCGTTCGCGAAGATCTCCGACACGCTGGAGGTCCCCGACCTCCTCGCCCTGCAGACGGAGTCCTTCGACTGGCTCGTCGCGAACGATGCGTGGAAGGAACGCGTCGCCGAGGCCAAGGCCGCCGGTCGCACCGACGTTCCCGAGATCAGCGGCCTCGAGGAGATCTTCGAGGAGATCTCGCCGATCGAGGACCTGAGCGAGACCATGCAGCTCTCGTTCACGAACCCCTACCTCGAGCCCGAGAAGTACTCCATCGAGGAGTGCAAGGAGCGCGGCAAGACGTACGCCGCCCCGCTCTACGTCGAGGCCGAGTTCATGAACCACCAGACCGGTGAGATCAAGACGCAGACCGTCTTCATGGGCGACTTCCCCCTGCAGACCGGCAAGGGCACGTTCATCATCAACGGCACCGAGCGCGTCGTGGTCTCGCAGCTCGTGCGCTCGCCCGGCGTGTACTTCGACAAGACGCCCGACAAGACCTCCGACAAGGACATCGTCTCGGCCCGCGTCATCCCGAGCCGTGGCGCCTGGCTCGAGTTCGAGATCGACAAGCGCGACCAGGTCGGCGTGCGCATCGACCGCAAGCGCAAGCAGTCCGTCACCGTCTTCCTCAAGGCCCTCGGCCTCACGACCGAGGACATCATGGCGGAGTTCGCCGGCTACGACTCCATCGAGGAGACGCTGAGCAAGGACACGATCCTCTCCAAGGAGGACGCGCTCCGCGACATCTACCGCAAGCTCCGTCCGGGCGAGCAGGTCGCCGCCGAGGCCGCCCGCGCGCTGCTGGACAACTTCTACTTCAACTCCAAGCGCTACGACCTGGCCAAGGTGGGTCGCTACAAGATCAACCAGAAGCTCGGCCTCGACACCCCGCTGTCCGAGTCGGTGCTCACCGTCCAGGACATCGTGGCGACGATCAAGTACCTGGTGCGCCTGCACCGCGGCGACACGACCTTCGACGGTCTGCGCGGCGGCAAGGCGGCCGAGATCCGCCTCGACACCGACGACATCGACAACTTCGGCAACCGTCGCATCCGCGCGGTGGGCGAGCTCATCCAGAACCAGGTCCGCACCGGTCTGTCCCGCATGGAGCGCGTCGTCCGCGAGCGCATGACCACGCAGGACATCGAGGCGATCACCCCGCAGACCCTGATCAACGTGCGCCCCGTCGTCGCCGCGATCAAGGAGTTCTTCGGCACGTCGCAGCTGTCGCAGTTCATGGACCAGAACAACCCGCTCGCGGGTCTGACCCACAAGCGCCGCCTGTCGGCCCTGGGCCCCGGCGGTCTGTCGCGTGAGCGTGCCGGCGTCGAGGTCCGCGACGTCCACCCGTCGCACTACGGCCGCATGTGCCCCATCGAGACCCCGGAAGGCCCGAACATCGGCCTGATCGGCTCGCTCGCCTCCTTCGCGCGCATCAACGCGTTCGGGTTCATCGAGACGCCGTACCGCAAGGTCGTCGACGGCAAGGTCAGCGACCAGATCGACTACCTCACCGCGTCCGAGGAGAACGACTACATCGTCGCCCAGGCCGGTGTCGCGCTGAAGGCCGACGGCGGCTTCGCCGACGAGCGTGTCCTCGCCCGTCGCGGAAACGGCGGCGAGGTCGACCTGTTCCACGCCGAGGAGATCGGCTACATGGACGTCTCCCCGCGCCAGATGGTGTCGGTGGCGACCTCGCTCATCCCGTTCCTCGAGCACGACGACGCCAACCGCGCCCTCATGGGTGCGAACATGCAGCGTCAGGCCGTTCCGCTCCTGCGTTCCGAGTCGCCGGTCGTCGGCACCGGTATGGAGGGCTACGCGGCCGTCGACGCCGGTGACGTCGTCACCGCCGAGCGTCCCGGTGTGGTCCTGGAGGTCTCGGCCGACGTCGTGACCGTCCAGCTCGACGAGGGCGGCACGCAGGACTACTTCCTGCGCAAGTTCGACCGCTCCAACCAGGGCACGAGCTACAACCAGCGCGTCGTGGTCTCGGCCGGCGACCGCGTCGAGAAGGGCGAGGTCATCGCCGATGGTCCCGCGACGGAGAACGGCGAGCTCGCGCTCGGCAAGAACCTCCTCGTCGCGTTCATGACCTGGGAGGGCCACAACTTCGAGGACGCGATCATCCTCAGCCAGAACCTGGTGAAGGACGACACCCTCTCCTCGATCCACATCGAGGAGTACGAGGTCGACGCCCGCGACACCAAGCTCGGCAAGGAGGAGATCACCCGTGACCTCCCCAACGTCAGCCCCGACCTGCTGAAGGACCTCGACGAGCGCGGTGTCATCCGCATCGGTGCCGAGGTGCGCCCCGGCGACATCCTCGTCGGCAAGGTCACGCCGAAGGGCGAGACCGAGCTGTCGGCCGAGGAGCGCCTGCTCCGCGCGATCTTCAACGAGAAGAGCCGCGAGGTGCGCGACACGTCCCTGAAGGTGCCTCACGGCGAGCAGGGCACGATCATCGCGGTCAAGGAGTTCAACGCCGAGGACGGCGACGACGAGCTCGGCTCGGGCGTCAACCGTCGCGTCGTGGTCTACATCGCCCAGAAGCGCAAGATCACCGAGGGCGACAAGCTCGCCGGACGCCACGGCAACAAGGGCGTCATCGCGAAGATCCTCCCCATCGAGGACATGCCCTTCCTCGCGGACGGCACCCCCGTCGACGTCATCCTCAACCCGCTCGGAATCCCCGGTCGCATGAACTTCGGCCAGGTGCTGGAGCTCCACCTCGGGTGGATCGCCAAGCAGGGCTGGAAGGTCGAAGGCACTCCGGAGTGGGCGGCGAAGCTGCCCGAGCAGGCGTTCGAGGCCCCGGCCGGCACCAAGGTCGCGACCCCGGTGTTCGACGGCGCCTTCGAGGACGAGATCGCGGGTCTGCTCGACTCCACGATCCCGAACCGCGACGGCGACCGGCTGATCGACTCCACGGGCAAGACGCTGCTGTTCGACGGCCGCTCCGGCGAGCCGTTCCCGGCACCGATCTCGGTCGGCTACATGTACATCCTGAAGCTGCACCACCTGGTCGACGACAAGATCCACGCCCGTTCGACCGGTCCGTACTCGATGATCACCCAGCAGCCGCTCGGTGGTAAGGCGCAGTTCGGCGGTCAGCGCTTCGGCGAGATGGAGGTGTGGGCCCTCGAGGCCTACGGCGCCGCATACGCGCTCCAGGAGCTCCTGACGATCAAGTCCGACGACATCCTCGGCCGCGTGAAGGTCTACGAGGCGATCGTCAAGGGCGAGAACATCCAGGAGCCCGGCATCCCCGAGTCCTTCAAGGTGCTCATGAAGGAGATGCAGTCGCTCTGCCTGAACGTCGAGGTCCTCTCGGCCGACGGCACGGCTGTCAACCTCCGCGACACCGACGACGACGCCTTCCGCGCTGCCGAGGAACTCGGCATCAACATCTCCAGCCGCTTCGAGTCCTCGTCCATCGACGAGATCTGA